In Theileria annulata chromosome 3, complete sequence, *** SEQUENCING IN PROGRESS ***, the sequence TACTTTTTAAAGGATGGAGAAACACTTGTTTCCGTCGACAAGGAAAAGTATGACTCTGAACTAGCTAAACTAAAACTTAAAGGGTCTGAATCTAGTAGTTTAAAATGGGAGTGCTCagatattaatttagatgAAGATTTAATGGATGATACATCTAATGAAGTTGACGACTCGAAATTGGAGTCATTAGTCAGGATAAAGTTTAACGTTTTATACGACATTGACGACAAATACTTTACTAGATCAAAGAGTCTAGAGGATGGATTTGAACTCCACGTAGTGGTTCCAAAGGatcaatttataattaacttGGTAGACTCTCACAATGGAGTGGTTTGGAAGAGCGTTCAACACAACTTTATGGTCAAGTCAATAGTCGTTTATTTCAAATCTCGGAAGCCTCATGGGCTTAAATTACTCATTTCAGGAGGAAATCTTTCTGTAAATAAGTACTTTGTGCTGTCAAATGAAAGTTGGCAGTCTACACCGGTAAATGCATTTTATAAACTTCTAAATAGAagtattgaataattttatttggtttggttttcattaaatgaaatgataaatttatcattaaaatgaaattatcaattaGTTGAAGATCAATTAAAACTTTTTGGGTAAATTTCCCCTagatttttcaattttttcaattttattattagtcTGTGGTTCAGGACTAATGTAAAGTATGGAATATTTCACTCACAGAAttacatatatatacttcaaaatataattttttgatTTCTTTTACAAGttactattattaaaacccagctaaatatttttcaatttcttaTCAGATTCTTACTTTATAGATTGTGGGAAATGTTagataatataaaagtaATTATCCCAACCAAATGGTggaaaaataattttactgtcaaaatattatataaaatttaaaatgttattgtttattttttgtgTTCATTTCATATCGTGCTGACTCAGGAGTGTGTATACAATTTCAGCTTATTAATGACTGATGTATCATCCGTATCAACTGTAAGTCATTACacattataaaataattttaacatacaaacttaattatttaaaaatcGATAATTTAATCATGGTTGATCAGCCCTCTGGATTCGATCCTGGCTCTACTGTGGTTTTGAAGGGGTTCCCTTCAAGTTTCGGCAAGAACGAATGTAGGAATTTTTTCTCTTGGTTTGGGCCTGTGATTTATGTGGATAAAGTCAAGGACAATTCAGGAGAATCATGTTTCGTGGTCGTTTTCGCCTCTAACTACCACTCAGAGGTACTCTTTACTACTATCTAATCCtgttatttatactatcatttttatattagCAAGTTCTAAGCATGAAGactataaatttgaaagaAAATGGAGATCGTGTTACAGTTCATTCTCCCAAAGAAATGGAGTCTCTTTGGAATTCGATTGGCGGCATGGTCCAAAATGCTACAAcggtattttttatttactataaatccttatttaaaatttataaattatatttatataataaaataataataattatttcacaaattataaatttttagacTGCACAGGATAGAATAAGTGGTGCCTTCGACGGCTTTAAAATCAATCTCGGTGGTTATTTTGGATCATAGAACTATTTAAAAACATTTATAATCTACATTGTACAACACCTTAATATGTTATAATCTATTTCCCAGAGTGATATATGAAGTAAAAGTC encodes:
- a CDS encoding uncharacterized protein (note;~Tap-24g11.q1c.cand.47 - score = 13.69), giving the protein MVDQPSGFDPGSTVVLKGFPSSFGKNECRNFFSWFGPVIYVDKVKDNSGESCFVVVFASNYHSEQVLSMKTINLKENGDRVTVHSPKEMESLWNSIGGMVQNATTVFFIYYKSLFKIYKLYLYNKIIIIISQIINF